The Acaryochloris thomasi RCC1774 DNA segment CTCTTTCTTCAACGTCAGTACTCATGTTCACGTAGGCAGAGGCTCTTGGCTCTTCTTCCGTTTCGATGTCTGCGGGTGTACTGATCTTCAAAACGCCAGTGACGGTACCATGCTCTGCAAAGATTGTTTTTAAGTCATCTTGAGTAACATCGCCAGGTAAGTTGTCTACAAAAATGCTCATAGAAAATGTTTCAGACGACTCTAGCTGGGAGGGCATCAACGGTCAAATATAAACATGAAGATTCTCCGTGAAGCGCATTTATATAGACCATTTTGAGAGCATCACATCAGAGTTAGAACAGCGAAAAAAGAAAATACAGTCTGCTCTAAAGACATGGAGAACTAGCTCTGATTCTCAAGAGTTGAGATGAGTCTATGCTTCATTAATCCGCATGGGTCAAATTACA contains these protein-coding regions:
- a CDS encoding RNA recognition motif domain-containing protein codes for the protein MSIFVDNLPGDVTQDDLKTIFAEHGTVTGVLKISTPADIETEEEPRASAYVNMSTDVEERDAISVIDQSVWMGKTLKARKFKPRRG